The DNA region AAAGCTAATAGTTACTCATTATTAACTCTAACTTTGGCCTCATCCCTTATACTGACTACCCTCTCACCAGTTATGCATGatcataaattttatgtttatatgaaCTATATTTCATGTTCTATAATTGTCTGTTTTGGTAATCAAAAATttatattggcctcatagaataagtcCATTAGTAGTCCTTCTTTTGCTACTCTTTACTAGAGTTATTTAAGattcaaatattcttttgaaaatttgaaaaggtTCACCTATAAAAATAGTCCAGGTGTGAAATTTTCataatagaaatattactgaaacAATTTCCTTAATAATTATAATTCTATACATGCATTCTATACATTTTTGAGTCACTTCAGatgaattatatttttttcaAGGAAGTTGTACATTTTATCTCGGTTTATAATTTTGTGACATCAATTTCCTAACTGTATCcccttattaattttttaaaacttccatATCTATAGTTATTACCCCTTTACATTCATGGtttattcaaaacatttatttctttgcaACTTTAATTCTTCTTTGTTAAACTTTCCACTatgacaaatgagaaaattaaaaagcctAATCAATAacttctgtcatatggcaaatACAATCAATAATTATATTGTAATGTGAAACattgaatcatttttaaaatctgcacCTACATTCATGATTGCCCAATCCTGGACTAATGGGTATTCTGTGCTGGCTCGTATTGGGAagtcttttctttaaataaaggaCTTTGTTTTTTAGTGGGTCTCGACATTAGCCATAACTCTCTGTTTACCAACAATTCACATTACCTTTGTAAAGTCAATCAAGCATTTAATTTTTTGCTAGATTGCATACAATTGCTATGCAATGCAGATATTCTCAGTGCAGTGAAGATCATTAACTTTCTTTCAGTTCTTATGATAGAAAACTCAAGCATAATTATGATAGAATTTTCAGGAGTAGACCATGCTTACATGAAGATAGAGATCCTGGGACATGAATAtggagtgattaaaaaaaatgtaagtgtTTATATATAATCTGAGAACTATAACACTCATAAAATTTCCCTAATTTCCACTCCAAATGATTTTTATACCCATGAATAATGTGTATGTGAAGAGTTTTAAAGGTAGCTATAGTTTTCTTTCACAAAGGACCACGACattatttaattctttcttttgcccagaaaaatttaaaatgtaatagtTGAAATGCTCAAATAACCAGTAGGAAAATTTCAGTAATTGGCTTTTACACTGATAATTATTTCTCATTGGTCCTTGGAAAGCACATCAATAGAACAAGAATTAAACACCCCAATTATATATTCAAGCCATCAAATATGACATCTGCCAAACAATAAAATTGAACCAGTATTGCAACTCTCTGTTATCAGGATATCTTTGAAAATCTTTCAGTGGTTTTGGTTCTTGCCAAAATAACCCCAGAAATCTCCATGTCTAGAAGTCACACATCAAAAACAAGCAAATGCAAACCACAAAAATTTGGCTCTTTGTTATAGTTTAAATCCAGGAATGGTGTTCTGAAGTGCATGTGCCCTGCTTGTTTGCCCACTGTTATATTCCAGAGCAGGGGCAAGTCTATATCACAGCAACATGCTTGGTTTTTATCATTTATGCTTTTCTTTCATCTGAATATCCAGCTCTTTTTCAGCCTAAAAAAAGATCCCTATGTCAAATCCTTAACTGAACTATTACATTTCAGACCATTTAGCATAGCGACAAAAGTCATATTCTGAAGTCTCTTTATttgagtttgaatcctgactccaCTAAATATTAATTTTGTGTACTTGAGGCAAATATTTCACATTTCTGTGCTTCATAGTCTTCATCTTTAAAAGGGAATAATCAGAGGTCTTAACTTGTAGACCAGTTGTGGTCAATTAGTGACTATGTCTAAGCATGCAGAATAAAATATCTGACATTTCATAAGTAATTAATATATATCGATGACCACTTTACTGCTGCTCTAGTCTCATTCTCTTCTGAAATTTTGAAAATGGATGAGTGCCTAAGCATTAATAAATATTGTCCTCAATCTGCTTAATGCCCCCACTGTCccatccagaaataacaatctgAGTGTTAATGCAACAAAAGAATTATTTAGGGCCCTTGAATGAGCACAGATTTAGGTAACAACCAAAATTGTATTCCTTCTTGGGGCGACGAAGCAAAGGTTTTCGAAGAAAAGGAAGATCGCATAGGTGGTTTGTTTGGTGGGTATTCAGGGCTTTCCAAATGCTCTTCAGGTTAGGTAGTTTACAGACTTTTTTATCCTGTAGTTTGGTTATGTCCAGATGGCCTCaggattttaataaacatttgttgcttGTGGCTATGCATACACTAGCAGTTAGTGATATCTGGTTGAAATGTGTATAAGCCATCCCAAATGGCTCCTGAttgcattttaaatctcttagctacAGTagctctattttgttttatttctattcacACCTTATTGAAAACAACAAGACATGATTCCAAAGTCCACTGAATATTCTTTAGTTTCAGTCATTCTGGATATAATTGTGGCTTTGTTACTATTTGTAACAGTGCTTAACTACATCATTTCATTAGCTTTGATGACTTACATTTAGCTTTTTCCCTGAAAGCCTCTCTGATTGTTGACACAACTGATCACTAAAATAATCATGTATGTGAAGTTTATAAATTCAAAATCTGTGGATAAAGGGAAAAACCCTGAAGGTCAGTTAAAGGTCAATGCACAGCTTCCCTGTAACTTCCCAGAGGAGGCTTATAGCAACTAAGCAAGCAAAAAGATGTTGCCACCAATTTACTATCTTTTAAAGCTCACCAGACACCCAAGAGTTCTCATCCAAAGTCATAGTTTCAACACAGAACAAAGTTTCAAATTTCCATTCTAAATAGAATTCCCAGAGGCTTTTATAATTTGAGTTGCTTGTCTCATTGGGCTTCTGGCTATGATTCCAGGTGATAAAATACATTGGTTCTTCCCTCTCCTGACCCTCAAAAGTCAGGTGGCGAATTACTGATAAACTAACGTATACTATCCTTCTAAAGGGTTTTATCTGAGAATCATTCTCTTCATGGATTATCCCAGCACAGTAGTTATAACTGGGAAGCAAATTAAGCAGATGACCTCCAGTTTAgcctgaaaacattaaaaaaaaaaaaaaaaagctcctgaCACTCGTTATTGAGGATGTCAGTTTTTTCATGTACCTGGACGAGAGAAAATCAGGACCCTGCCAGCACTGAGAGGATGTATATTCTTCAGCTTCTGCCTCTAAGAGCTTCTAGTTATGATAATGAATTTTCATGTCCTTACTGCGATTCCCCAATAAAAAAATCATCTGCACTTCTGGTGATTGGACTCCGAAACTTTGTTCCCCATGAACATAGAAGCATCTTGGTCCCAGCAAAAGACCAGAGCAGCAAAACATCTTCTAAACCATAAAAGCTAAAGATTGGTAATTGCCTCTACAATGTTACCCTCatgtttctgtccctctcttttgaatacttctttctctctcctccagtGATCTTCACTTTCTGGCTTCTCATAGATTTTCTATGTGCTGCGATTGAGTCCCCAGACTTAGGAAGACTCATATTTTCCATGCAGTGGATTTCACGTGCTCAGCTACTCTAAGCAGCATCTGCGGTAAAACTCTTCGATCAAAATGACTGATATTGGCCATTAAAAATAGGGATTCCATGCATTCTGAGTCCAGTTTTAGTCCAAGCTCTCTGCAGTGCAATGAAAGAAGAGAATACCAGCAGTTAGCAAAATAGTCACGGGAGAAGTAAAAAAGTACATCAAATTAGATGTGAATTTAGGTCCTTCTTTAGGGTTCAATcatatattagaaaatttaattttctgctgTTACTAAATCCTTCTATCTTTCAAAATTGATCAACCAAATGAATTGCTAAATTGAACGAGGGAGGAGTAGAGCCAAgaagtatttaagaaaaaagtcAAATGCACTAATGTTATTATACTACACCCACTATTTTCACCGTTCTTCCTATTCCGTCCAGGGGCGTCTCAGGTATTCATCGTATTTAAACTGTCTCAGAATATAAAATTCCCTGACTTTTGGTTATTTAGGACACTCTCCTATACTCAGTAAATAGAAAAAGCACTGAAACTCTTTCCTCCCCTTTTCATTGACGCATCAATCTGAGCATAAgtgaaattcacattttaaaatgaaatacatttgAGACTGAACGAAATCTCGAGAACTCTATTTTATATGTCTCTTTCTCAAGGAATGCTTTCATGATACTTGTCCCCCTGGAAAGGATGTAATAAATAATATGTTAAACTGTGGGCTCTAGTTTGACCTTGGCAGATTTCCTAACCAATATCAGCCTCATTCCTTATCagtttttataaaaaggaaaaggataaaatagCCTTCCAATTGGATATTAGTGAGAAACACTTTCATTAAGATATGTGAAGTGCTTGAACAGTATTTAGCACTATCTTCTTCATTCTTGGCCTCATTTATCATCATCCATGTGATCTAAAGATGTTAATTATTTCAGTGTTGCAGTGTTGCCCTATGTTTAAACACATGCTCATACCAGTGGCATGAACTCTAAATGATTTAATGGGATGACTCAACCCAGACATTCAGCATTCTACTGAAATGTAGACTGATGGGCAGTGCTGTATGTGGAAGCACGTTTGAAAAGTCTCCTGAATGGCCATTCCTTGAAGATTGGTAAGCGCAGCTTCCAATTATGAAATCACCCTAAGCTGACTTCCACCTTGATCTCTCTTCTCTCAGTAAGGATCCAAGACAACTCCAACCACTTCATTCAACCTTCAATGTGAATATAAGATACCGTGATACCTCTAAATGTGTAGGTGAACACAACGTAGACAAGGGATAAATACGGAAGAATTAAAGCAATTATCTACCTAATTCACACAGaaattttcaaatacaaaattgTTCATATTTTTTGAGAGATGCCTTAATTAATTAGTCAATTATTTAATTTTGCTAATCTAAGGAGTAAACAAATTATTTGCCTCAAACATCATTTAACAAATGCAAAGATAAGAGAAAcaccttataatttatttttttgcatcagATTATTCTCCCCATTTTTGAATTTGAATTGATTTGTGCCATCCTCATGGCATATTGGTCTACTAGGCAGAACTAAAATGTGAACTGGATGTAAAAGGACATAAACTAAATCTACATTGGTCACATAGTTTGGGACGTTGTGTAAATATTCAATATTAATGCTGAGGaacaatcagaaatggaaagaactAGGAAGGCATATGGCACTGCAGAATGATCTAGTTATTGTGAGTCCTTTGAACAACACTCACATCAGACTCTGTGATATCAGGACAAAGATAGAGAATAGAGGGCAGATTATGAGATCCAAGGACCTTGTCTGACACTGTAGGGAATTATAATACTAGACAGGGAGTTTCATGAGAAGTTGCAATTTTAGTTTATAGCCATAGATCAGGGTTGAAGCTAGATatgaagaaaaagcaaagcaaaggatTAAATATTGAGTGATCTGAATGAGGAGCAGATAGGAATAAAATCTAGaattaaaagcaaattaataTCGATTTAATAGTTGAACAGCATCAAATACAAGGTAGTCTTCCTCTCAATACCTAGCATATCCTGCCATTTAGCACGTAATTTGTGAACATTTGTCTTCTGAATAAATGAACTTATGGACAGACAGAAGtagaaaaattaacaataaataagtaaatggaaagaacGATTATGAACggaataatacacacacacacacacactcagcattctttctctttctcttacacTTTCCTTTACTGTTGGATCTTTATCAAACTTGtgtattttcagtctttcccctcaAATATTAGCTAGATAGATGCAAATATAtactcatcattttctttttcattgaggTTCCACTATGGGAACTTCCCTCCACTGTTCTAACTGTTCTGATATGAGATATTATAGAACATAATCATGgtcaacaaataattattctGTCATTGGAGAGGACAAAAAGAAGCAAACTGTACACATCTTAACACTAACTTCCAAACAAAAAGTGATTTACTGTGATGGCGTACAGGGGAGAGACTTATTGTGACTGATGGATTAGATCATTTTGTGGAGAAAAACTGCTATATTTAAGAAATTGTTGGGAAGGGAAGTAGAGGATCAGGGTAGAAAGAACACAAATTTTTTTATCAGAGAGATTATAGTTAGAATCATGGTGTAAGATGTCCAAATACatttgtttcctcatttgaacAATCTCAATGAATGACTTCCaccaatttttttctgaagataaaaaacaaaagtatttaGGAGCACTTCGCACTTTTCGGGCACTCAGTGAACAATGGTTGTTCTATTGTAACATATATGGTGAGTTTAGAGAAGGtaattttctaggaaaatataagaaaaaatttgaaattaaagtgagtagcaaaatattaaaaggatttCAATAGAAAGGGCGTTCCAGACAAAGCAGAAACTTGAATAATGGTAGAGGAAAAGGAATATTCATGGAGGTTCAGGAGCCATTACAACAGACTGGACTAAGCACTGAGGCTCTCAATACCATAAGGTATGGACAATCTTACAGGCCCACAGGTGTCAGTTGTTGGAGCACATTCACTGCCAAGCCTTGATTTGAAGACACTTGGTAGAAAGTTCTATGTCTAAGTGCCCTTCATCCTGGAAACATATCCTGACTCTTCAAATAGGTAATTTTGACAGTTACATTACGTCTGAtgctcagctttttttttcttctgcaaaaatGGATGTACCATGATCCTCCATTATTTCTTCTATCCTATCATTTAACACAGAAACACAAAGAAACTCAGAcatatgtgtgcacacatgcccACATCTACACCATTCTATTTTGTCCCAGACTGCCAACTGGCAAGCACATGAGAGTGACATGTTATAATCTAAATTAAGGCAAAACTATCTTCAACAGTATACACCTTAGAAAGCATTTGAATAGGAGTGAatgaacaagaaacagaaaacagctGTTTCGGAACATCCACTCTAGAAATGTCACTAGTATCTACAAAGGATAGGGAATACTGAAAAACACAatttctgctaaaaaaaaaaaaaaagaagaagaaaactaaatTTATAATGATCCAGATCTTGGAAAATTTGGGAATTTCTTGAACTATCTCTGAGAAAGAAGATCAGACATGAGATGAATCAAGATACTTCCATGTTTAATCCAGGGTAAAGGAGGGAAGTAAGAAAGATACAAAGACCCAATCAAGGCCGATAGGAAACACAAACTAGTCTGGATGAAGACTCCCATCATTTGATAATTGAGTATGGTCAAGAGATTTCAGTTTGcacctatttttatttctagacaAATCCTCACTAAATGGCCTCGGAGAAACATAGCACCATCAATGAGTTCATTCTCCTCGGTTTGTCTGCTGCCCCTCACATCCAGGCTCACTTGTTTGGGCTGTTTTTGGAAATTTACCTCCTGACCATGGCAGGAATCCTGATGATACTGGTGGTAATCAGAGCAGATTCTCacctccacacccccatgtacttctttctGAGTCACCTCTCGTTCTtggatatttgtttttcttctgtcaCAGTGCCGAAGCTGCTGGAGAATCTGTTGTCTCAGAAGAAAATCATCTCTGTGAAGGGCTGCCTGACTCAAATCTTCTTTTTGATTGAGGCTGGAGCCACTGAAGTCTGCCTGCTTGCAgtgatggcctatgaccactTTGCTGCCATCTGCCACCCTCTGCTCTATTGCCAGCTGATGAGCAACCTACTTTGTAAGAGATTGGTGTGGGGATCCTGGAGCCTGGGCTTTCTAAATGCACTCCTCAACATCCTCCCAGCTATGAACCTGGACTTCTGTGGACATGATTCCATCCCTCATTACAGCTGTGAGCTGCcctctcttttccctctatcCTGCTCTCATGTCTCCACCAGTTTTACTGTCTTGCTCAGCTCCAGCCTCCTCTATGGACTTGGAACCTCTTTCCTGATCTTCTATTCTTACGCCCGCATTGTCTCCACCATCCTGAGCATCAGCACCTCCTCAGGTAGAAGCaaggccttctccacctgctcctctCACCTCACTACAGTCCTTCTGTTGTATGACTCAGCTTTCCTGCGTTATTTCATGCCAACCTCAGGTTCACCATTGGAATTGATCTTCTCTATACAGTATAGTGTAGTTACTCCCTTAGTGAATCCCCTTGTCTATAGCCTGAAAAACAATGGGGTGAAAGCGGCTCTGAAAAGGACCTTGAAAAAATATCTTCACTATTAACTAACCACACACAGAGGCTGATGGGTAACTAGTTTGCTGCAACAAGATATCTATTCAGTGGCCAATAAGAGAATGTCCTG from Tamandua tetradactyla isolate mTamTet1 chromosome 7, mTamTet1.pri, whole genome shotgun sequence includes:
- the LOC143689936 gene encoding olfactory receptor 8S1-like, which encodes MASEKHSTINEFILLGLSAAPHIQAHLFGLFLEIYLLTMAGILMILVVIRADSHLHTPMYFFLSHLSFLDICFSSVTVPKLLENLLSQKKIISVKGCLTQIFFLIEAGATEVCLLAVMAYDHFAAICHPLLYCQLMSNLLCKRLVWGSWSLGFLNALLNILPAMNLDFCGHDSIPHYSCELPSLFPLSCSHVSTSFTVLLSSSLLYGLGTSFLIFYSYARIVSTILSISTSSGRSKAFSTCSSHLTTVLLLYDSAFLRYFMPTSGSPLELIFSIQYSVVTPLVNPLVYSLKNNGVKAALKRTLKKYLHY